Genomic segment of Alistipes sp. ZOR0009:
AACCGGAGCAGCAGGTAGTGATCCTAAGTTTACTTTTTCGGATGTGGACTTTCCTATGATTAGGTTGGCTGATGTTTACTTGATTTATGCAGAAGCCGCAAAACGAGGAGGTGGTGCTATCGCTCCAACTTTGACCTATATAAATATGCTAAGAGAGCGTGCTTTTGGTGATAATTCTCAGAATGTGACGGAGGCTCAATTAACGTTAGACTTTTTGTTGGACGAAAGAGGTCGTGAATTGTACTATGAGGGTTCTAGACGCACAGATCTAATTCGTTTTGGAAAGTTTACTTCTGCTGATTATCTGTGGCCTTGGAAAGGTGGGGTCAAAGCAGGAAAAGCGCTGGATGACAAGTATAATTTGCTTCCAATTCCCTATCAAGAAGTTGGGTCAAATCCTAATTTGAAACAGAATCCAGGTTATTAATCTAACACTCTTTGAGTATGAAAACTTTTAAGTTGTTTACATATCTGATTCTGGGTATATTTATTCTAGGATCATGCGACAAAGATGAAACTAAAGCAATGCTAGGTGCAAATCCTTCTGCCCCTGTTCTAAAATCTTTATCTGCGGGACAAAATATTGTATTTACAGTTGCTGACAAGGGGAACACGTTTTCCTTTATTTGGGATAGGGCTAAGTACGGAGCAAATCTTGCGGTAACCTATAAGGTCGAATTTGATCTTAAGGGAAATAATTTTGCTAATGCAAAGCGTTTGGTAGTAGATGGAAAGGATACTTTAATTGTTAAAGTTCCAGACTTGAACAACCTATTGTTAGGTTTACAACCAGACCCAGAAGTTCCTGTAAAGCAAGAACTGGATGTCCGTGTTGTCGCGTCTGCTAATAATGCAGCAGTCGCAGAGTTAGCTTCAACGGTGGTGAATGTTTTTTTTACACCTTACTATGAGCCTATAGTATATCCTATGTTGTGGGTTCCTGGGGGCTATCAGAGTGCTAGTGGGTACGGAAATGACTGGACTCATGCAACGGCGCCAACTTTAGCTTCGAAAGAAAGTGATGGTGTATATGAAGGGTATGTTTATTTTGACGCAGTTGCAAATTTCAAATTTACAAGTGCTGCCGATTGGAGTCATACTAATTATGGGGTCGGTGCTCCAGGAAAAATAGATCCTGCTGGTGGGGACATTCCTGCTCCTGGTGCCGGTTATTTTAAGGTTAATGTTAGTGTTCCTGATTTAACTTATAATATGACAAAAACGGAGTGGGGCTTGATTGGAGATGCTACCGGAAGTTGGGATGTTGATAAAAATTTGACATACAACAAAACAACTAAAGTCTGGTCTATTACCCTTGATTTGATCGGAGGGAAATACATTAAATTTAGGGCTAATGATAGTTGGACTCTAAACTATGGTCTTAAAAATGGGAAATTGACCGAAGGCGGTGATAATATTTTAGTTGCTGCTGATGGAAACTATACCGTTACTTTAGACCTTAGTAATGCACCGAATTATAAGTATAAGGTAGTGAAGAATTAAAAGTAATATTAAAGAGAGAGTCAGTCTGGCTCTCTCTTTTCTGATACGAATATTTATTGTGAGCTATAATTATCTATTTTGTAGCGTACTTTGTTTAATTAATAGAATCTTATGTATTTTGTCTTTGGATAGATATTTGGAGGAGGGTTAACTATGAAACATCCAGAATGGTCAAAGCATTCGGTTATATACGAGATGAATATTCGTCAGTTTACACCTGAGGGAACTTTAAAAGCAGCAGAGGCTCATCTTCAACGAATAAAGGATTTAGGAGTAGAGATTCTTTGGATTATGCCAATTTATCCAATTGGCGAAGAGGATCGTAAGGGAGTGCTTGGAAGTTACTATTCTATAAAAGATTATACATCGATAAATCCTGAATTTGGTAGTATAAGCGATTTTTCTGAATTGGTTGATGCTGCAAAGTTGCTCGGATTGCGGGTTATTATTGATTGGGTTGCCAATCATACTTCGCGCGATGCTGTTTGGGTAAATCAACACCCCGATTGGTATAAAAGAGATGAATCAGGTAATATTATTGCACCCTATGATTGGAGTGACGTAGCTCAACTTGATACTCATAACAGGAACATGTGGGCAGGAATGGCTGAAGTGATGAAATTTTGGCTTAAAAATACCAATATAGATGGCTTTCGGTGTGATATGGCCAGCCTTCTACCTGTCGATTTTTGGAATTATATAAGGCTTGAACTAGATAAAGTTCGTCCTGTATTTATGTTGGCAGAAAGTGAAGACCCTTACCTTCATCATAGTGCGTTTAATGTAACCTATTGCTGGGAGTTTCATCATTTGCTTAACGGATTGGCTCAGGAAAAAAATACGGTTGATGATTTAGTTCATTATTTTAATAAGCAAGAGGTGCTTTTTGATAGAAATGATATGCGGATGGCATTCACTTCAAATCATGACGAGAATACTTGGTCTGGAACCGAATTTGAACGAATGGGTTTAGCTGCAAAACAAATGGCTATTCTAACATTTTTAATTCCAAGTATACCTCTAATATACAATGGGCAAGAGGTTGCTTTAAGCCATCGGTTAAGTTTTTTTGAGAAAGATATGATCGAATGGAATGTTAATCTTGACTTTACCCTTTTGTATAAAAAATTATGCATGCTTAAAAAAGAGCAAGAGGCATTATGGAATGGTGATTTGGGAGGTGAAATGTTGCTGTACCCTAGTAACATAAACAAGACAATAA
This window contains:
- a CDS encoding alpha-amylase family glycosyl hydrolase, encoding MKHPEWSKHSVIYEMNIRQFTPEGTLKAAEAHLQRIKDLGVEILWIMPIYPIGEEDRKGVLGSYYSIKDYTSINPEFGSISDFSELVDAAKLLGLRVIIDWVANHTSRDAVWVNQHPDWYKRDESGNIIAPYDWSDVAQLDTHNRNMWAGMAEVMKFWLKNTNIDGFRCDMASLLPVDFWNYIRLELDKVRPVFMLAESEDPYLHHSAFNVTYCWEFHHLLNGLAQEKNTVDDLVHYFNKQEVLFDRNDMRMAFTSNHDENTWSGTEFERMGLAAKQMAILTFLIPSIPLIYNGQEVALSHRLSFFEKDMIEWNVNLDFTLLYKKLCMLKKEQEALWNGDLGGEMLLYPSNINKTIKIERRKKDSVVVAYFNFSYTFASVEVPQNAAKEYLANIVYTPSSIVQIGPWQCLIFVK
- a CDS encoding SusE domain-containing protein translates to MKTFKLFTYLILGIFILGSCDKDETKAMLGANPSAPVLKSLSAGQNIVFTVADKGNTFSFIWDRAKYGANLAVTYKVEFDLKGNNFANAKRLVVDGKDTLIVKVPDLNNLLLGLQPDPEVPVKQELDVRVVASANNAAVAELASTVVNVFFTPYYEPIVYPMLWVPGGYQSASGYGNDWTHATAPTLASKESDGVYEGYVYFDAVANFKFTSAADWSHTNYGVGAPGKIDPAGGDIPAPGAGYFKVNVSVPDLTYNMTKTEWGLIGDATGSWDVDKNLTYNKTTKVWSITLDLIGGKYIKFRANDSWTLNYGLKNGKLTEGGDNILVAADGNYTVTLDLSNAPNYKYKVVKN